In Pelosinus sp. UFO1, one genomic interval encodes:
- a CDS encoding GDSL-type esterase/lipase family protein, producing the protein MRRLLILLVIVISILYFVESNEKVGFGNYKPSLNINRIEDKYTITWSKIPYFAYYEVEVLNHIPEKNPDESSMIPYHRVIKYRTFDNSIIVDQNFPESTYLRVSAHSLFHHPLGYYSEAIPIIDTKFHKETEKPAALIHYPIHAPAPNIPMLLWTILPGSVYYEIEFISTQPENPNGILPSEYQVFSTREVFTNGYSINLSTYPSNHLYWRVRALDFSGNPIGVFSDATEIFIDHSLPQVLKPISNTGYKAANMPMPLYPVYSWIPIAGATNYEVELTTAQPENPNGVEPSRHRIRNQIIKMGTDCYDEMPLLTPGTYFWRVRGLDDNGKAIGVYSDAESFVVTRDIGKYAATFGDSITHGGGAISYSPADLEYSFQTYLSFPTANLGKSGDTSEAMANRFDDDVLPFHPKYLIIMGGSNSLRGGIPASQVIKDLTAIRDKCLLHGIRPIFLTLPPINPTAIAQAFDEDTVSNWQKEFATVNAFVRQQRYYIDLAPYFADETHALPLHYATDGLHLDIEGKKLMAEIINANWSKVTQ; encoded by the coding sequence ATGAGACGACTGTTAATTTTATTAGTAATAGTAATAAGTATCCTATATTTTGTTGAAAGCAATGAAAAAGTGGGATTTGGTAATTATAAGCCTTCTTTAAATATAAATCGCATAGAAGATAAATATACAATAACCTGGTCGAAAATACCTTACTTCGCATACTACGAAGTTGAAGTCCTAAATCATATTCCTGAAAAAAATCCTGACGAATCCTCCATGATTCCTTATCATCGTGTTATCAAATATCGTACCTTTGACAATTCAATAATAGTCGATCAAAATTTTCCTGAAAGTACTTACCTTAGAGTATCTGCTCATAGCCTCTTTCATCATCCTCTAGGTTACTATTCAGAAGCCATTCCTATCATAGATACAAAATTCCATAAGGAGACCGAAAAGCCTGCAGCTTTGATACATTACCCCATTCATGCCCCAGCTCCCAATATTCCTATGTTATTATGGACAATCCTCCCAGGATCGGTTTATTATGAAATTGAATTTATAAGCACTCAACCAGAGAATCCGAATGGTATACTTCCATCAGAGTATCAAGTATTTTCAACTCGTGAAGTATTTACTAATGGTTATAGTATAAACCTTTCCACATATCCTAGTAATCATTTGTATTGGCGAGTTCGTGCCCTAGATTTCTCGGGAAATCCAATTGGCGTATTTTCCGACGCAACAGAAATTTTCATTGACCATTCACTACCTCAAGTACTAAAACCAATCTCCAATACGGGCTATAAGGCTGCTAATATGCCCATGCCCCTTTATCCTGTCTATTCCTGGATTCCCATTGCCGGGGCAACTAATTATGAAGTTGAGCTAACTACAGCTCAACCAGAGAATCCTAATGGTGTGGAGCCTTCCCGCCATCGTATCAGAAACCAAATTATTAAGATGGGAACAGATTGCTACGACGAGATGCCCTTACTTACTCCTGGCACTTACTTCTGGCGAGTTCGGGGCCTTGACGATAATGGAAAGGCCATCGGTGTATATTCTGATGCTGAATCGTTCGTTGTTACTCGTGATATTGGTAAATATGCAGCCACTTTCGGTGATAGCATAACCCATGGTGGTGGTGCCATATCTTATTCACCAGCGGATCTAGAATATAGCTTTCAAACCTATTTGTCTTTCCCCACTGCCAACTTAGGGAAAAGTGGAGATACTTCAGAGGCTATGGCAAACCGATTCGATGATGATGTTCTCCCCTTCCATCCTAAATACCTTATTATCATGGGAGGCTCTAATAGCTTGCGTGGTGGGATACCAGCTAGTCAGGTAATTAAAGACCTTACGGCCATTCGCGACAAATGTTTACTCCATGGCATTCGTCCAATATTCCTAACCCTCCCCCCTATTAATCCTACAGCTATTGCACAAGCATTTGATGAAGATACAGTTTCAAATTGGCAAAAGGAATTTGCCACTGTCAATGCTTTTGTCCGCCAGCAGCGGTATTATATTGATCTTGCACCCTATTTTGCCGATGAAACTCATGCTTTACCTCTTCACTATGCTACAGATGGATTGCATTTGGACATTGAAGGGAAAAAACTTATGGCAGAAATTATTAACGCCAACTGGTCAAAGGTAACCCAATAG
- a CDS encoding GIY-YIG nuclease family protein, with protein sequence MPYTYIVQCADDTLYTGWTVDLEKRMIAHNKGIGAKYTSSRIPVVLVYWEQQESQSTAQKREASIKKLTRSQKLTLIREFTNEVT encoded by the coding sequence ATGCCTTATACCTACATTGTCCAGTGCGCTGATGATACCTTGTATACTGGTTGGACTGTTGATTTAGAAAAACGAATGATTGCCCACAATAAGGGTATTGGCGCAAAATATACCAGTAGTCGTATTCCAGTTGTACTTGTATACTGGGAACAGCAGGAGAGTCAAAGTACAGCACAGAAAAGGGAAGCGAGTATAAAAAAACTTACCCGTAGTCAGAAGCTGACGTTAATTCGAGAGTTTACCAATGAAGTAACATAA
- the hydG gene encoding [FeFe] hydrogenase H-cluster radical SAM maturase HydG: MISTNERTSDAFINDTLILQLLQEAKSKAQDKELVTNIIIKAEQYQGLSAAEVAILLEVTDTDLLESIYAVAADIKQAIYGTRIVLFAPLYISSHCINDCSYCGYRSGNQEQIRRHLSLEEVRQEVAIIQSLGHKRLVVEAGEDNLNCSIDYVVDTIKEIYSVTNENGSIRRVNINVAATTIDEYRKLKNADIGTYILFQETYHRPTYEALHHSGPKKDYNWHTTAMDRAMQAGIDDVGIGVLYGLYDYKYDTVSMFLHAEHLERTFGVGPHTISVPRLRPADGISLENFPHLVDDESFKKIIAVMRLAVPYTGIILSTREHPKLRDTLLTYGVSQISAGSCTGVGGYQQSQDHSDTIKEAMQFKTGDDRSPDEIIRMLCEKNFIPSYCTACYRQGRTGDRFMSLAKSGEIQNVCLPNALLTFKEYLIDYADDSLKKVGETMITKNLASIPQESIRTETIKRLKEIEEGSRDLYF, from the coding sequence TTGATTTCAACTAACGAACGAACATCTGATGCGTTTATTAACGATACTCTAATTCTTCAACTTCTCCAGGAAGCGAAAAGCAAGGCACAGGATAAGGAGCTTGTAACTAACATTATTATTAAAGCTGAGCAATATCAAGGCTTATCGGCTGCTGAGGTAGCGATTCTTTTAGAAGTCACCGATACAGATCTGTTAGAATCAATCTATGCGGTGGCCGCTGATATTAAACAAGCTATCTACGGTACACGAATTGTACTGTTTGCACCGCTTTACATCTCTAGCCATTGTATTAACGACTGTTCTTACTGTGGTTATCGCAGCGGCAATCAAGAGCAAATACGACGACACTTATCACTGGAAGAAGTTAGACAAGAAGTAGCTATCATTCAATCTTTAGGCCACAAACGTCTTGTTGTTGAAGCTGGTGAAGATAATCTAAATTGTTCCATTGACTATGTTGTCGATACAATTAAAGAAATTTATAGCGTAACAAATGAAAACGGCAGCATTCGACGTGTTAATATTAATGTTGCTGCCACTACTATTGACGAATACCGAAAATTAAAAAATGCTGACATAGGCACGTATATCCTGTTTCAGGAAACATACCACCGCCCTACTTATGAAGCACTACACCACAGCGGTCCAAAAAAAGATTATAATTGGCATACTACAGCAATGGATCGAGCTATGCAAGCAGGTATTGACGATGTGGGAATTGGCGTTCTCTATGGACTATATGACTATAAATATGACACAGTATCCATGTTCTTACATGCTGAGCATCTGGAGCGAACATTCGGCGTAGGTCCTCATACCATTTCAGTACCTCGTCTAAGACCAGCTGATGGCATTAGCCTAGAAAATTTCCCGCATTTGGTCGATGATGAAAGTTTCAAAAAAATAATTGCAGTTATGCGTTTAGCAGTACCTTATACTGGTATTATTTTGTCTACTAGAGAACATCCAAAACTCAGAGACACCCTGCTTACTTATGGAGTTTCTCAAATCAGTGCGGGTTCCTGTACAGGCGTGGGCGGTTACCAGCAAAGTCAAGACCATTCAGATACTATAAAGGAAGCTATGCAATTTAAAACAGGTGATGATCGGTCACCCGACGAGATTATCCGTATGTTATGTGAAAAAAACTTTATCCCTAGCTACTGTACTGCTTGCTACCGTCAAGGTCGTACTGGAGACAGATTTATGAGTCTGGCTAAAAGCGGTGAAATACAAAATGTTTGTTTACCAAATGCTTTATTAACTTTTAAAGAGTATCTCATTGATTACGCAGATGATTCTCTGAAAAAAGTAGGAGAAACTATGATTACAAAGAACCTTGCCTCGATACCACAGGAAAGTATACGTACTGAAACTATCAAACGTCTTAAAGAAATTGAAGAAGGTTCCCGGGATTTGTACTTTTAA
- a CDS encoding PFL family protein, whose protein sequence is MLTIQEILETNRMIEQNNFDVRTITLGISLRDCCHPDIKVFCQNVYEKITRAGEHLVRTGEDIEAEYGIPIINKRISVTPIAIVAESCHTDSYVPVAHALDAAAKTVGVNFIGGFSALVEKGYTKGDRILIQSIPEALAQTERVCSSINLASTKAGINMDCVREMGQIIKRTAELTSDRDALGCAKLVVFANVPEDNPFMAGAFHGVGEAEKVISVGVSGPGVVKRALEEVRGKDFSAVAETIKKTAFKITRVGQLVAQEASRRMGVPFGIIDLSLAPTPAVGDSVAHILEEMGLESCGAPGTTAALAILNDAVKKGGLMASSHVGGLSGAFIPVSEDAGMIAAVERGSLTLEKLEAMTCVCSVGLDMIAVSGDTSAATISGIIADEAAIGMINNKTTAVRIIPVPGKKVGDSVEFGGLLGYSPIIPVNTFKSDDFIARGGRIPAPIRSLTN, encoded by the coding sequence ATGTTAACAATTCAGGAAATATTAGAAACGAACCGGATGATAGAACAAAACAATTTTGATGTTCGCACGATTACATTAGGAATTAGCTTACGGGATTGTTGTCATCCTGATATAAAAGTATTTTGCCAGAATGTGTATGAAAAAATTACTCGTGCCGGAGAGCATTTAGTACGTACGGGCGAGGATATTGAAGCTGAATATGGAATTCCCATTATCAATAAACGTATATCTGTAACACCGATTGCAATCGTTGCCGAGAGCTGTCATACAGACAGTTACGTTCCAGTAGCCCATGCTTTGGACGCTGCGGCAAAAACTGTTGGTGTTAATTTTATTGGTGGTTTTTCTGCCTTAGTCGAAAAGGGTTATACAAAAGGGGATCGAATACTCATTCAATCCATTCCAGAAGCCTTAGCTCAAACAGAGCGGGTATGTTCTTCCATCAATTTAGCCTCGACCAAGGCTGGTATTAACATGGATTGTGTCCGTGAAATGGGACAAATTATTAAGCGTACAGCGGAACTTACTAGTGATCGTGATGCTTTAGGCTGTGCAAAGCTAGTAGTATTCGCTAATGTTCCGGAAGATAATCCTTTTATGGCTGGTGCTTTTCATGGTGTTGGTGAAGCAGAAAAGGTAATTAGTGTAGGGGTTAGTGGTCCTGGTGTGGTAAAAAGGGCCTTAGAAGAAGTAAGAGGAAAAGATTTTAGTGCTGTTGCTGAAACAATTAAGAAGACAGCCTTTAAAATTACTCGAGTAGGGCAACTCGTAGCACAAGAGGCTTCTAGGCGTATGGGGGTTCCTTTTGGTATTATTGATTTATCTTTGGCTCCTACACCAGCAGTCGGAGATAGTGTAGCTCACATCTTGGAAGAAATGGGTTTAGAAAGCTGTGGCGCTCCTGGAACTACTGCAGCCTTAGCTATATTAAATGATGCAGTCAAAAAGGGCGGGCTAATGGCGTCTTCCCATGTTGGCGGACTAAGTGGGGCTTTCATTCCTGTCAGTGAAGATGCAGGCATGATTGCTGCTGTAGAACGTGGCAGTTTGACATTGGAAAAATTAGAAGCCATGACTTGTGTCTGTTCTGTAGGACTCGATATGATTGCAGTATCTGGAGATACTTCAGCAGCTACTATTTCTGGTATTATTGCTGATGAAGCTGCTATTGGCATGATTAATAATAAAACCACGGCAGTACGTATTATTCCTGTACCTGGGAAAAAAGTTGGTGACAGTGTAGAATTTGGCGGTCTTTTAGGATATAGCCCAATCATACCTGTTAATACATTTAAATCAGATGACTTTATTGCCCGTGGTGGTAGAATTCCTGCACCAATCCGCAGTTTGACAAATTAG
- a CDS encoding C40 family peptidase, translating to MVSRFKILVAGILFCTIPVLVYAAQAPFREGDQGAEIASIQIKLAEKGYPITKADGKFTAETTKAVIGFQKKEKLKADGIIEEKTYFTLMGKNIKRNNESANEKAKQITDTALGFVGKPYKFGGSTPSGFDCSGFVQYVFAKKNITLPRTADTQFKIGKIVPKNKLGQGDLVFFSTYEPGASHCGIYLGQGKFIHASSHGVMVSQLEETYWKTRYIGARQVI from the coding sequence ATGGTTAGCAGATTCAAAATATTGGTTGCAGGAATTTTATTTTGTACAATTCCAGTGTTAGTATATGCGGCCCAAGCTCCATTTAGAGAAGGGGATCAAGGGGCGGAAATTGCATCCATACAGATAAAATTAGCAGAGAAAGGCTATCCGATTACCAAAGCCGATGGAAAATTTACGGCAGAAACCACAAAGGCTGTTATTGGATTTCAAAAGAAAGAAAAGCTTAAAGCAGATGGAATTATTGAAGAAAAGACCTATTTTACTTTAATGGGCAAAAACATAAAGAGGAACAACGAAAGTGCCAACGAAAAAGCAAAGCAAATTACAGATACTGCCTTAGGGTTTGTTGGAAAACCCTATAAATTTGGTGGTAGTACACCCAGTGGTTTTGATTGCTCAGGATTTGTTCAATATGTATTTGCTAAAAAAAATATTACACTGCCACGTACTGCCGATACCCAATTTAAGATAGGAAAAATAGTACCCAAGAACAAGTTAGGGCAGGGAGACTTGGTTTTTTTTAGTACCTATGAACCTGGTGCCTCTCATTGTGGCATTTATTTAGGGCAAGGTAAATTTATTCATGCATCGAGTCATGGTGTCATGGTCAGTCAATTAGAGGAGACTTATTGGAAGACTAGATACATAGGCGCAAGACAAGTAATTTAG
- the nth gene encoding endonuclease III has protein sequence MRITKAIKQQMLSILEECYQGTSTALHYSSPFELLIAVVLSAQCTDERVNIITARLFPEYNTPAKIRDMGKDKLEEYIRDCGLFHSKARNILATCEILCQKYNEEVPQTFDELITLPGVGRKTANVVLSQLFNIPAIAVDTHVFRVSNRLGLAKGETPIAVEEGLMKAIPKNQWSDAHHWLIWHGRKVCKARKPACGTCPLVAICPSKCI, from the coding sequence ATGCGTATTACAAAAGCCATCAAACAACAGATGTTGTCTATATTAGAAGAGTGTTACCAGGGGACATCTACGGCACTACATTATTCTTCTCCATTTGAATTACTGATTGCTGTAGTGTTATCCGCTCAGTGCACTGATGAACGGGTAAATATCATTACGGCCCGTTTGTTTCCAGAGTATAATACGCCAGCAAAAATAAGAGATATGGGCAAAGATAAATTAGAAGAGTATATTAGAGATTGTGGTTTATTTCATAGTAAAGCGCGGAATATCTTAGCTACTTGTGAAATTCTATGTCAAAAATATAATGAAGAAGTGCCACAAACCTTTGATGAATTAATTACACTTCCGGGTGTTGGCAGAAAAACAGCTAATGTAGTTTTGAGTCAGTTATTTAATATTCCGGCCATTGCTGTAGACACTCATGTATTTCGTGTATCCAATCGCTTAGGGTTAGCAAAAGGGGAAACACCGATTGCCGTTGAAGAAGGTTTAATGAAAGCAATTCCTAAAAACCAATGGAGTGATGCCCATCATTGGCTCATATGGCATGGACGAAAAGTATGTAAAGCGCGCAAACCTGCTTGTGGTACCTGTCCATTAGTTGCGATTTGTCCGAGCAAATGTATTTAA
- a CDS encoding ABC-F family ATP-binding cassette domain-containing protein — protein MSVLTVENVTHGFGGRQILENASFRLLKGEHVGLIGANGEGKSTFLNIITGQLMPDEGKVEWSNRVTVGYLDQHTVLQKGKSIREALREAFQGMFDLEAEMLGIYDKMGDASPAELDKMMEDVGEIQTILESNGFYMIDAKILEVANGLGLADIGLDRDVADLSGGQRTKVLLTKLLLQNPTILLLDEPTNYLDVEHIEWLKRYLKEYENSFILVSHDIPFLNEVVNVIYHVENTILTRYTGDYEQFQQLYNIRKGQESKAYERQQQEIDRLEDFISRNKARISTTGRAKSRQKQLDKMEVLEKPKEKPKATFQFKEARTPSRMIVEAKDLVLGYDEPLTRPVTFQLERGQKVAIRGVNGLGKTTLLKTILGKIQPVAGKVELGDFLYPSYFEQESNRNNNNTAMEEVWEEYPGLSHFEVRQALARCGLTNDHITSQMMVLSGGENAKVRLCKLMLTEANWLVMDEPTNHLDVDAKAELKKALTEFKGTVLLVSHEPEFYEDWVTHIWNVEDWTTKVV, from the coding sequence GTGAGTGTATTAACAGTAGAAAATGTAACACATGGCTTTGGTGGCAGACAAATTTTAGAAAATGCATCCTTTCGTCTCTTAAAGGGAGAGCATGTAGGATTAATTGGGGCAAACGGTGAAGGTAAATCTACCTTCTTAAATATTATTACGGGACAGTTAATGCCTGATGAAGGTAAGGTAGAATGGTCGAACCGAGTAACAGTAGGTTATTTAGATCAGCATACAGTACTACAAAAAGGAAAAAGCATTCGAGAAGCTCTTCGTGAGGCTTTTCAAGGTATGTTTGATCTAGAAGCTGAAATGCTGGGGATTTATGATAAAATGGGAGACGCATCACCGGCAGAATTAGATAAGATGATGGAAGATGTAGGCGAGATTCAAACTATTTTAGAGTCTAACGGATTTTACATGATTGATGCAAAAATTCTAGAAGTCGCTAATGGTTTAGGGTTAGCTGATATCGGCCTTGACCGAGATGTAGCTGATTTAAGTGGTGGCCAAAGAACAAAAGTATTATTAACAAAGCTATTATTACAAAATCCAACGATTTTATTATTAGATGAGCCAACTAACTATCTAGATGTGGAACATATTGAATGGTTGAAACGTTATTTGAAAGAGTATGAAAATAGCTTTATTTTAGTTTCCCATGATATTCCTTTCTTGAATGAAGTTGTTAATGTTATTTATCATGTAGAGAATACGATTTTGACCAGATATACTGGAGATTACGAGCAATTCCAACAACTTTACAATATTCGCAAAGGTCAGGAATCAAAAGCTTATGAAAGGCAGCAGCAGGAGATTGATCGCCTAGAGGATTTTATTTCTCGCAATAAGGCGCGTATTTCCACAACTGGCCGAGCAAAAAGCCGACAAAAACAGCTTGATAAAATGGAAGTACTAGAAAAGCCAAAAGAAAAACCAAAAGCAACCTTTCAATTTAAGGAAGCTAGAACACCTAGCCGTATGATTGTAGAAGCAAAGGATCTGGTATTGGGTTATGATGAACCATTAACTAGGCCTGTTACCTTTCAGCTAGAGCGGGGACAAAAAGTTGCAATTCGTGGTGTCAATGGGTTAGGTAAAACCACATTATTAAAAACCATACTAGGAAAAATTCAGCCTGTAGCCGGTAAAGTAGAACTTGGTGACTTTTTGTATCCTAGTTATTTTGAACAAGAATCCAATCGTAATAATAACAATACAGCGATGGAAGAAGTATGGGAAGAATACCCGGGATTAAGTCATTTTGAAGTGCGTCAAGCCTTGGCACGCTGCGGCCTTACTAATGATCATATTACGAGTCAAATGATGGTACTAAGCGGTGGTGAAAATGCAAAAGTACGTTTATGCAAGTTAATGTTAACCGAAGCAAATTGGCTTGTAATGGATGAACCTACCAATCATTTAGATGTGGATGCCAAAGCAGAGTTAAAGAAAGCGCTAACAGAGTTTAAAGGGACAGTACTGTTAGTATCCCATGAACCAGAGTTCTATGAAGATTGGGTAACACATATTTGGAATGTTGAAGATTGGACAACTAAAGTCGTTTAA
- a CDS encoding YmaF family protein gives MLNDEERKHKGDYEDKYMADGKGKNLDMVHVHMFTTEVDVADEHQHVLLGVSGPARMEGRSHVHQICTRTSFSCGHWHWVDIMTDCAVAMPNGTHTHYFAGRTSMNDDHCHHFADVTTLGPDRCLEEDDDEDEDCIFPPKDCKYKYKRPEDEEFN, from the coding sequence ATGCTTAATGATGAGGAAAGAAAACATAAGGGAGATTATGAAGATAAATATATGGCAGATGGAAAAGGGAAAAATCTAGATATGGTTCATGTACATATGTTTACGACAGAAGTAGATGTTGCTGATGAGCATCAGCATGTACTTTTGGGCGTGAGTGGACCTGCTAGGATGGAGGGAAGGTCTCATGTGCATCAAATTTGCACAAGAACATCCTTTTCATGCGGTCATTGGCATTGGGTGGATATTATGACGGACTGCGCAGTTGCCATGCCTAACGGCACTCATACCCATTATTTTGCAGGACGAACCAGTATGAATGATGATCATTGTCATCATTTTGCAGATGTAACGACGTTAGGGCCTGATAGATGCTTAGAAGAAGATGATGATGAGGATGAAGATTGTATATTTCCTCCTAAGGACTGCAAATATAAATATAAACGTCCTGAGGATGAAGAGTTTAATTAA
- a CDS encoding prephenate dehydrogenase/arogenate dehydrogenase family protein, protein MKSMCITIIGLGLIGGSLGLALKKRCGQDVVVTGIDYDLVTLQQAIERGAVDYSTNDVRKGVEQADVIFLCTPVLQMLPIIEEILPYLKIGCIITDVGSTKGFLAEKILDIIPEGIDYVSGHPMTGIEQSGIMAADQELFKDKWYIVIPEASTCSKAVQTISQVVTWTGARITTMGLIDHDQCAAIISHVPHVAAAALVNLLGQYPNLEESFKLVGGGFRDTTRIASSNADMWADICLTNAQPITDSLLKMKELLDEMIEAVEKSDRPAIHHFFNRAKVRRDALITKTDSQTIS, encoded by the coding sequence ATGAAGTCCATGTGTATCACAATTATAGGATTAGGATTAATTGGTGGTTCACTCGGATTGGCATTGAAGAAACGCTGTGGGCAGGACGTGGTTGTAACAGGGATTGATTACGATCTAGTTACTTTGCAGCAAGCGATAGAACGTGGTGCGGTAGATTATAGTACTAACGACGTAAGAAAAGGCGTAGAGCAGGCAGATGTGATCTTTTTATGCACTCCTGTTCTGCAAATGCTGCCAATTATAGAAGAGATACTGCCTTATCTTAAAATAGGTTGCATTATCACAGATGTAGGCAGTACAAAAGGCTTTTTAGCAGAAAAGATACTCGATATTATACCGGAAGGTATTGACTATGTCAGTGGACACCCTATGACGGGGATAGAGCAAAGTGGTATTATGGCAGCAGATCAGGAATTGTTTAAAGATAAATGGTATATTGTGATCCCAGAGGCATCCACTTGTTCTAAGGCTGTACAGACTATTAGTCAGGTTGTTACCTGGACAGGAGCAAGAATTACAACAATGGGCTTGATTGACCATGATCAGTGTGCAGCCATTATAAGTCATGTTCCCCATGTGGCTGCAGCCGCACTTGTTAATCTACTAGGCCAGTATCCAAATTTGGAGGAAAGTTTTAAACTTGTGGGAGGAGGCTTTCGTGATACGACAAGGATAGCCTCCTCTAACGCAGATATGTGGGCAGATATTTGCCTTACGAATGCCCAGCCTATAACAGATAGTTTATTAAAGATGAAAGAGTTGCTTGATGAGATGATAGAAGCGGTGGAAAAGAGTGATAGACCGGCTATTCATCATTTTTTCAACAGAGCAAAAGTACGACGCGATGCACTAATAACAAAAACAGACTCCCAAACCATTTCTTAA
- the aroF gene encoding 3-deoxy-7-phosphoheptulonate synthase: MIIVMGPEATKGQVNVVMDKLIALGLKVHLSEGATRTIIGIIGNKQLIADLPIEAMDGVEKTVSVTADYKLVSREFKQEDTIVDVAGVKIGGNYLAVMAGPCAVESREQLLESAFIVKKAGAQFLRGGAYKPRTSPYAFQGLEVKGLEMLAEAREKTGLKIVTEVVDVESVPVVSAYADMLQIGSRNMQNFQLLKTVGKTNKPVLLKRGLSATINEWLNAAEYIMSEGNYNVVLCERGIRTYEEYTRNTLDLSAVAAVKNISHLPIIVDPSHGTGRWKLVRPMARAGIAAGADGLMIEVHPNPAEALSDGKQSLTPENFEHTMQEVATIARVMGKVMS; the protein is encoded by the coding sequence ATGATTATAGTAATGGGACCAGAAGCAACAAAAGGCCAAGTCAATGTGGTAATGGATAAATTAATTGCCTTAGGTTTAAAAGTACATTTATCAGAAGGGGCAACTCGTACAATTATCGGTATTATTGGTAACAAACAGTTAATTGCAGATTTACCGATTGAAGCGATGGATGGTGTTGAAAAAACAGTTTCAGTAACTGCGGATTACAAACTAGTTAGCCGTGAATTTAAGCAGGAAGATACAATTGTAGATGTTGCAGGTGTGAAAATTGGCGGAAATTACTTGGCTGTTATGGCTGGACCTTGTGCTGTGGAAAGTCGGGAACAATTATTGGAATCTGCCTTTATCGTAAAAAAGGCAGGGGCTCAGTTTTTGCGTGGGGGAGCTTACAAACCTCGTACTTCTCCCTATGCATTTCAAGGATTAGAAGTGAAGGGATTGGAAATGTTAGCGGAAGCAAGAGAAAAAACAGGGCTCAAGATAGTTACAGAAGTAGTCGATGTAGAATCCGTTCCCGTAGTGAGTGCTTATGCAGATATGCTGCAGATTGGTTCTCGTAATATGCAAAACTTTCAACTATTGAAGACAGTAGGAAAAACGAATAAGCCAGTACTTTTAAAACGTGGCTTATCAGCTACGATTAATGAATGGTTAAATGCTGCCGAGTATATCATGAGTGAAGGTAATTATAACGTAGTGCTGTGTGAACGTGGAATTCGGACTTACGAAGAATACACAAGGAATACATTAGATTTAAGTGCAGTGGCCGCAGTGAAGAATATTAGTCATTTACCAATTATTGTAGATCCTAGCCATGGTACAGGTCGCTGGAAGTTAGTGCGTCCTATGGCACGGGCTGGCATTGCTGCTGGTGCAGATGGTTTGATGATTGAAGTGCATCCAAATCCAGCAGAAGCGCTATCAGATGGTAAGCAATCTTTAACCCCTGAAAATTTTGAACATACGATGCAAGAAGTGGCTACTATTGCACGTGTGATGGGGAAAGTAATGTCATGA
- a CDS encoding peptidylprolyl isomerase: MSKKIVSILLILFVQVFLIAGCSGNTGNSSSQPVPESTPKQTTTKKNSIAKFETSKGNFTVELFEDKAPVTTKNFIDLVNKKFYDGLIFHRVIDGFMIQGGDPKGTGTGGPGYTIKDEFHPDLKHNSAGILSMANAGPNTGGSQFFITLAPTPWLDNKHAVFGKVITGLDVVQGIGKVKTGSMDKPVEDVVIKKITIEQP, encoded by the coding sequence ATGTCTAAAAAGATCGTAAGTATCCTACTTATTTTATTTGTACAAGTATTTCTAATTGCAGGATGTTCCGGTAATACCGGAAATTCAAGCAGTCAGCCAGTACCTGAGAGTACACCAAAACAAACAACTACAAAGAAGAATAGTATAGCAAAATTTGAAACTTCAAAGGGTAATTTTACAGTCGAATTATTTGAAGATAAAGCACCTGTTACTACGAAAAACTTTATTGATCTAGTAAACAAAAAATTCTATGATGGTTTGATTTTTCATCGGGTCATTGACGGTTTTATGATTCAAGGTGGCGATCCTAAAGGTACTGGTACTGGCGGACCGGGCTATACCATAAAAGATGAGTTTCACCCTGATCTAAAACATAATAGCGCGGGGATTCTTTCTATGGCTAATGCAGGACCGAACACCGGTGGTTCCCAGTTCTTTATTACCTTAGCACCTACACCCTGGTTGGATAACAAGCATGCTGTATTTGGCAAAGTGATTACAGGGTTAGATGTTGTGCAGGGAATTGGTAAAGTGAAAACAGGTTCCATGGATAAGCCTGTGGAAGATGTTGTAATCAAGAAAATTACCATTGAACAGCCATAA